From the Betaproteobacteria bacterium genome, one window contains:
- the efp gene encoding elongation factor P, with protein MAKVLATEIRVGNLLEWDKRIWRVLKSYHVHVGGRGGAFMQVEMKDIEVGTKTNQRFRTDEKIERAFVEPREMEYLYAEGNTHVFMDKENYEQLTLGLDILEGQVEYLLPNTVIKVNFHNDRPIGVQLPASVVLTITETEPNLKGATATSSFKPAKTETGLTVMVPAFVGEGEKIKINTDSGEYVERM; from the coding sequence ATGGCCAAAGTGCTAGCAACGGAAATCCGCGTCGGAAACCTTCTAGAGTGGGATAAGCGGATTTGGCGTGTGCTGAAGTCCTACCACGTGCATGTAGGGGGGCGCGGAGGTGCCTTCATGCAGGTGGAGATGAAGGATATCGAAGTCGGTACCAAGACCAACCAGCGTTTTCGTACCGACGAAAAGATCGAACGTGCCTTCGTGGAACCGCGAGAAATGGAGTACCTCTACGCCGAGGGCAATACCCATGTGTTCATGGACAAGGAGAACTACGAGCAGCTAACCCTTGGACTCGATATTCTCGAGGGCCAAGTCGAATATCTCCTGCCTAACACTGTCATCAAAGTCAATTTTCACAACGACCGCCCCATTGGTGTCCAGCTTCCTGCCAGTGTTGTGCTGACGATCACGGAGACGGAACCCAATCTCAAGGGGGCCACGGCCACCAGTTCCTTCAAACCGGCAAAGACGGAAACCGGGCTCACGGTCATGGTGCCGGCCTTCGTGGGTGAAGGCGAGAAGATTAAGATCAACACGGACTCGGGAGAGTACGTAGAGCGCATGTAG
- a CDS encoding DUF3135 domain-containing protein, which translates to MDFDFSEWKELARNDPKEFERRRVAMIEGVIASAPQDVQRRLRGIQFQADMECKKASNPLSATIRLSRMMWESFAELREALNKLTSPGAGQPPPAQPRPASNIVPLRNRGRE; encoded by the coding sequence ATGGATTTCGATTTCTCAGAGTGGAAAGAGCTTGCGCGCAACGATCCGAAGGAGTTCGAGCGGCGCCGCGTGGCCATGATTGAAGGGGTGATTGCATCCGCACCCCAGGATGTTCAGCGTAGGTTGCGCGGTATTCAGTTTCAGGCGGATATGGAATGCAAGAAGGCCAGCAATCCGTTGAGCGCCACGATCCGCCTTAGCCGCATGATGTGGGAGAGTTTCGCGGAGCTGCGCGAAGCGCTGAACAAGCTTACTTCCCCAGGGGCTGGCCAGCCACCGCCCGCGCAGCCAAGACCCGCATCCAACATCGTTCCCTTGCGTAATCGCGGCCGCGAATAA
- the nagZ gene encoding beta-N-acetylhexosaminidase, producing the protein MALELSLGNVMLDVLGTELTAEDVRRLTHPSVGGVILFARNYRDPVQLHTLTNDIRALREPRLLIAVDHEGGRVQRFRSGFRAIPPMRRLGDLWERDPSQARRCAFHIGSVIALELAAHGVDFSFTPVLDLDYGQSGVIGDRAFHSDPDAVSELAGALIDGLHENGVIAVGKHFPGHGFCAADSHSAVPSDDRDLAQIEAADLVPFAKLARGQLDAIMPAHVIYSRVDANTAGFSRHWLQEILRKKYGFRGVIFSDDLSMEGASVAGGVAERAQAALHAGCDLALLCNQPEAADTLLAGLALSPKPGWSTRIEALKARPVVAHPKDLPENLAYRKAVSEIALLA; encoded by the coding sequence ATGGCTCTTGAGCTTTCCCTGGGAAATGTGATGCTCGACGTGCTTGGAACGGAACTCACGGCGGAGGATGTGCGCCGGCTCACCCATCCCAGCGTGGGCGGAGTGATATTGTTCGCGCGCAATTACCGGGATCCGGTCCAACTGCATACACTGACCAACGATATTCGCGCATTGCGCGAGCCTCGGCTATTGATCGCCGTCGATCACGAAGGCGGACGGGTGCAGCGCTTTCGCTCGGGATTCCGCGCTATTCCTCCCATGCGCCGGTTGGGGGACCTGTGGGAACGAGACCCAAGTCAGGCGCGGAGGTGCGCTTTCCACATCGGAAGCGTGATCGCTTTGGAATTGGCGGCCCATGGCGTGGACTTTAGCTTTACCCCAGTGCTCGATTTGGATTACGGCCAGAGCGGAGTCATCGGCGATCGCGCCTTTCATTCCGATCCGGATGCCGTAAGCGAACTAGCGGGAGCATTGATCGATGGCCTGCACGAAAATGGCGTGATCGCCGTGGGCAAACACTTTCCCGGCCATGGATTCTGTGCCGCCGATTCTCACTCGGCGGTTCCCTCGGACGACCGAGATCTGGCTCAAATCGAGGCGGCGGATCTCGTGCCCTTCGCCAAGCTCGCGCGCGGTCAACTTGACGCCATCATGCCAGCCCATGTGATCTATTCCCGTGTCGACGCAAACACCGCGGGCTTTTCCCGGCACTGGTTGCAGGAAATCTTGCGGAAAAAGTATGGCTTCAGGGGCGTGATATTCAGCGACGATCTCAGCATGGAGGGAGCGAGTGTCGCGGGCGGCGTGGCCGAGCGTGCGCAAGCGGCACTGCATGCGGGTTGCGATCTTGCGTTGCTGTGTAACCAACCCGAGGCAGCCGACACGCTATTAGCAGGGTTGGCGCTATCGCCTAAGCCCGGTTGGTCCACTCGCATCGAGGCGCTGAAGGCGCGGCCCGTGGTGGCTCATCCGAAAGATCTTCCCGAGAATCTGGCGTACCGGAAGGCCGTCTCCGAGATCGCTTTGCTCGCGTAG
- a CDS encoding holo-ACP synthase: protein MIQGVGIDIVEIERVAKMWKSYGMRFARRILAQHECEELSDLPRPEALLAKRFAVKEAFGKAMGTGLRHPVTWTRIGLVHDALGRPQLRLHPEISQLLSRRGIHHHHVSITDERHFASAVVILES from the coding sequence GTGATTCAAGGTGTGGGAATAGACATCGTCGAGATCGAGCGCGTCGCGAAGATGTGGAAGTCTTACGGTATGCGTTTCGCGCGCCGCATTCTCGCCCAGCATGAGTGCGAGGAACTCTCGGACTTACCCAGGCCAGAGGCCTTGCTGGCGAAACGCTTCGCCGTCAAAGAGGCTTTTGGTAAAGCCATGGGTACCGGGCTGCGGCATCCCGTAACCTGGACTCGCATCGGCCTCGTGCACGATGCTTTGGGCCGCCCTCAGTTGCGGCTTCACCCAGAAATCAGCCAACTTCTGAGCAGGCGCGGGATTCACCACCACCACGTGTCCATCACCGATGAGCGCCACTTTGCCAGCGCCGTCGTCATTCTGGAATCCTGA